From a single Meles meles chromosome Y, mMelMel3.1 paternal haplotype, whole genome shotgun sequence genomic region:
- the LOC123935772 gene encoding 40S ribosomal protein S4-like: MARVPKKHLKRVAAPKHWMLDKLTGVFAPRPSSGPHKLRECLPLIIFLRNRLKYALTGDEVKKICMQHFIKIDGKVQTDITYPAGFMDVISIDKTGENFRLIYDTKGRFAVHRITLEEAKYKLCKVRKIFVGTKGIPHLVTHNAHTIRYPDPLIKVNDTIQIYLETGKITDFIKFDTGNLCMVTGGANLGRIGVITNRERHPGSFDVVHVKDANGNSFATRLSNIFGIGEDNKPWISLPHGKGICLTIAEERDKRLAVKQSSG, from the coding sequence ATGGCTCGTGTTCCCAAGAAACATCTGAAGCGTGTAGCAGCTCCAAAGCATTGGATGCTGGATAAACTGACTGGTGTGTTCGCTCCTCGCCCATCTAGTGGTCCCCATAAGCTGAGAGAGTGTCTTCCTCTCATCATTTTCCTAAGGAACAGACTTAAGTATGCCCTAACAGGAGATGAAGTAAAGAAGATCTGTATGCAGCATTTTATTAAGATTGATGGCAAGGTCCAAACTGATATAACATACCCTGCTGGTTTTATGGATGTCATCAGCATTGACAAGACCGGAGAGAATTTCCGTTTGATCTATGATACCAAGGGTCGCTTTGCTGTTCATCGGATTACACTCGAGGAGGCCAAGTACAAGTTGTGCAAAGTGAGAAAGATCTTTGTGGGGACAAAAGGAATCCCCCATCTGGTGACTCACAATGCTCACACCATCCGCTATCCTGATCCCCTCATCAAGGTCAATGATACCATTCAGATTTATTTGGAAACCGGAAAGATTACTGATTTCATCAAGTTTGACACTGGTAATCTGTGTATGGTGACTGGGGGTGCTAACCTGGGAAGAATTGGTGTGATCactaacagagagagacaccctGGTTCGTTTGATGTGGTTCACGTGAAAGATGCCAATGGCAACAGCTTTGCCACCCGACTCTCCAACATTTTTGGTATTGGCGAAGACAACAAACCATGGATTTCTCTTCCCCATGGAAAGGGTATCTGCCTCACCATTGCtgaagagagagacaagagactgGCAGTCAAACAGAGCAGCGGGTAG